The nucleotide window CAACCAAGCATATTATTTTTAGCGAGAAAGATCAAACTTCGGCAGGAATCGCCAGTCTTCGTCAAAGACTAATGCACACATCAAACTTCGTTAGACTCAACCAAGAATGCTATGAGTGgcctaaaatataaaaattagtATCAATAAGCAGGTATTTTGCTTTTTATATACTAATTTATGTGTGGAATGTCTATGATTGGTTAGGGAATTTTATTTGCATCGTCAGTACCCTCTCACAGTTAAACGTGTTGTGCAAGAGTGCATATCGCGCATTGTTCTTTTCCAATGACTAGCTTCTAGTCGAGACATTGACCTTTTTGAATGGATATGGAGTAAAGGTAAATGGGTGAGAGGGGAAGGCATCATACATGTCAAATCTACttgtaaagaaaataattaaaaataatatatagAAACGTGATATGGAAAAACCTTTTCAATTTAACGTGGTGCTAAATTGtcaacaataatgtaacataagCTATTGATAGCAAAAGCGGAACTTCGGGTACTTATTAAGAATTTACTACTGAAAGAACAACCTGTGTTATTGCATGTATTTGATGTTAAACCTAACCGGTGTATAGTTGCAAATACAACTCGGTTAACTCGGCAAACTTGATTACAAATTTAGTTTTTAGGTCCTAAAGAGATTTGAACTGATATATGTTATTTTTATTTCTGCAATCCAGTTCTAACCAGGTGGAAGTTTAATTTACATTTTCAAGAACGGATTATACAATGGATAACAGTACAATCATTCCATACAACAGCTACGAAGAACGCATAGTTCTTGCCTGCATTGTTCTCTTCATTTCTGCCTTCGGTGCCGTTGGTAACATCATGGTCATTACAGCTGTTGGTCTCTCCAAGACATTACGAactaaaacaaacatttttgtggtGAATCTCAGCATTGCTGATCTGTCTGCATGTCTTGCAATGCCATGGTCGAGTATTGCCCTTCTGAGTAAGGACCAATGGCTGTTACCTGGAACAGAGGGACTTTGTCAAGTTTCAGGAATGATCGTGTTCATATCAATTGGATGCAGTATGTGGAATTTGACATTTATTGCTATCAACAGACTCGTACTCATCACGAGATCATTTAGTATGTATCAGAAGGTATGTTCCCCTTGCGCGATAACAGTTATGGTTCTTCTGAGTTGGATCATACCGGTAACTCTAATAAGCATTCCAACTTTGGTAGGATTTGGTAAAATCGGTTTTGAACGACACCGTCATACGTGCGTCGAAATCCTTAGTACACCACAAGCTGAAAAGTACGATATATATCAAAGCATCGTAACTGGCCTTTTACTACTTACTATTGCGATTTGCTATGTGCTAATATACATTCACGTCAGGCGCCATTTTAAGAACACAGAACATCTTCATGATACACCTTTAGCTGGAAATCACCAAGAGCCTTCCACGTCCACAGATCATACCTCGCTGCCGTCGACCCCGACTACGTCCTCGTCTACTTATACAAAAGGTGTAGTGCATCATCGAGACACCAAGAAGAGAAGAGATATGGTAGAAATCACCAAAAACCTGTTCATTGTCGTCTGTGTCTTGTTGGTCTGTCTGATACCGTTCATCGTTGTTGACTCGGTGGACTCTCTTCCAGATTCTCTGGAAGTCTACGCGGCGACGATAACTCTTGTGAATTCATCGCTCAACCCGCTGATTTACGCATGGCGCCATCCGCATTTTAAAGTAGTCCTTCGATTAATGATGAGATGCAGATACAGGAAAATTCCTCGTCCGTCAAATATCCTTCGCAAGTTTCTTCAATAGATGTTGGGTTTGGGTCATGGTATCATATTGATCACCGCAGACCCCATGGACTTGCAATATAGTTGACTTGCATCGCATCGGTAacgatttaatttttaaaatcattGGTCTGGTTTCTAGCTAAGTCATCAACAAACTTCTGTAATGCTTCAAAAACAAACTGGTTCCATTGTGACATCGGTTCTTGAATTGAAGGAACTCCGAAGGTTGACAGgagaagcggaggtatggtatgAGAAATTATTGTGCACGAAGTATGGCGCTGAGCGCACGATACTTTCCTGtgccataccgacgctgaacttAATtgcgaatttatcataccactaagacATGAATAACTTTTGACATAGCGGGTTTTTAAAGGTTAAAACTTTTCATCCAATCAAAATGCCGATTTTAGTATCATAGGAAAGCTAATATTTTTCTCCCAAAACCAGTAAAATATGTTTAGTTTATGCGGTTTGAAGAAAAATATGGTAGTTTGGTGGTTACCTACCCGGAAGTCGTGGCACGTTTCAATgggcccccgggggggggggggtactcaagtttggttttggtagggacgtgccgctgagattttggaagtggacccataaatataccaatttttcaagaaattaggacCCATtgctataccaaaagtcaaaattttcggccgaatttaaccaaaattgtcttagtttttacaaattttcccaaaattttgggaaaatgttgaaaattttggctagtttaaggaaaaattgggctgttttccgaaaaaattgagaaattttgaaaaaaggacccattcatataccaaaataggctttgaaaaaggggtcattgatataccagaaggccgaaaatgctacccatatttgcggcacgtccccgtatggtcatttgtactgagtacccccccgggcaaTGGGCAAATGTGATACGCATTTTTGTTTATGGAAtccaaaccgctggagcaatttaactcaaaatcgAGTGAGTACTTCATTTCTTTTGGATTTATTACCAGAACGTATGTATTTAATTTGACactgaacgatcctgatgaatctcatcaataatgATCATGACTTACAGTTGGCCCATCCACCATTAAATGGGTGGATATCTAAAAGTTGacgaaggaaggaaggaaggagaaaGGACGAGGAAACGGGAGACTCTTGTGTATGacctaatattatatattatttgcaTATAACATAAAGCTTAGTCTTTTTTCACTATTTTAATGGTATTTTCTTGTCAAAGAATATACATCTATTATGGTAATACGGATATGATGCAGTGTGGCCTttgcagattaaaaaaaaaatatcaaatttccccTTTTCGCTTTGAAATGGCATTATTTCAATATCGTTACTTTTGGGTTTATTATATATagttatttgtataatataataaaacataaactgGTTAAATATTTTAGccaaattcaaaatttattaCTCATGGAACTGAGCTTCGACATCTTGTCTGATGGCTTGATTACAGATGACCTGGGCCACTGATATTCCcgtgaaaagcagtggaccagttcatctgtgatcaagccaccAGTTCATTGATGATGATGTGgaagatgatgatggtggtgctGATGGTGTATGGTGGTgattattaaagtcataattattttCATGCGTCTGTTTTACCTGGTGTGTAATATGttggtgtaaaatatattaggaagaTATTAAAAACGTTTCTCTTTAATTAAACAATTGTTTAAATCTTAAACTTCTGTTCTCCAACTCCAGGGAAATACtactcacgaatctgagctttcgccatcttggctgatggcttgatcacagatgacctggtccactgcttttctcGCGAGACTTAGTTGCTAacgacgcatcctcgttacccggaagtggtgttgatttaagcagtgggtcatatacatgatgtAGAAAGTATGCACCCTCATCACTGTTGAGTGAGTTCCTGCCTTTCTttctgatttggatggcctccctGACTCTCCTTGTGAAAGCATTTGAGTCTCTGTCGAGTAATTTGGCCTCTCCCAGTCGATGACATGATGATCTTGTGCTAGGTGGTCAGTTATTGTGTGCTGTTCTTTGGCGGAATGTTTTCTGCTGGCTCTAGttaagttttttttctttttttcttttcaacgTCTTTCTGATGTTGTTTCTTTCGTACCCCAAGAGGCCTACCAGGCTCTCCTATGTAGGATTTGTTACAACCTTTGCACGGGATGTCATACACGACTTCGCTGGTTTGATCAATGTCCTttttgtctttggggtggacAAGAATACTTTGAGAATGTTGGTTGGTTTCAATGGCCGTTGTAAATCCATGTTTACAGAAGACTCTTTGGAGTTTCTCAGATGTACCCTCCACATAGGGTATTACAACCATGCC belongs to Amphiura filiformis chromosome 18, Afil_fr2py, whole genome shotgun sequence and includes:
- the LOC140139756 gene encoding melatonin receptor type 1B-A-like, giving the protein MDNSTIIPYNSYEERIVLACIVLFISAFGAVGNIMVITAVGLSKTLRTKTNIFVVNLSIADLSACLAMPWSSIALLSKDQWLLPGTEGLCQVSGMIVFISIGCSMWNLTFIAINRLVLITRSFSMYQKVCSPCAITVMVLLSWIIPVTLISIPTLVGFGKIGFERHRHTCVEILSTPQAEKYDIYQSIVTGLLLLTIAICYVLIYIHVRRHFKNTEHLHDTPLAGNHQEPSTSTDHTSLPSTPTTSSSTYTKGVVHHRDTKKRRDMVEITKNLFIVVCVLLVCLIPFIVVDSVDSLPDSLEVYAATITLVNSSLNPLIYAWRHPHFKVVLRLMMRCRYRKIPRPSNILRKFLQ